CTTCCTCAGGAACTGCGGACAGTACGGCGCTCAGGAGCATTGAAAGAGTGGGAGGATGCATGTGGCTGCGATCGAAGCGGACTAACGCCGTGCGTTCAGCCGCGCCTTACCCATAGATAGCACATGAAATCGGTTCGATCTCGCTTGCCCGCAGCGGCGCCGGGCTGCATGCGCCGGTTGGGCTGCGGCAACAGTCGGGTATCCGCTCAGGGTGTGAAAAATGGCTCTGGAATGCCGGTATTGATTGCGGTCATGCGCGATTGCTGGTGGCAGCGTTAGTCGAGTCGGAGGAGGAATTCCTCAACCTCCTTGCCACGTGCGTTGGCGAAACCGGTATCCTCACCGATAATCATGAATCCACATTTTTCTAAGACCCGCAGCGAGCCGATATTGTCCTTGGCAGCACGTGCATAGATCGGGCGGGTCGGATTGGCATGTGCCAGAAAGGCGGTGAGCGCTCGGGTAGCCAGACCTTGGCCCCAGTAGTGCTTGCCGAGCCAATAGGTGACTTCGGGATGCCCGGCATCTTCATAGCTGCTGACACTCCCCGCGACCTGTCCATCCACAACGATCGTCCGGTTGATAATGGTCGGATCGGTTAGTATTCGCTGCCAATGCGCCATGAAGGCGGCCTGGTTGGTGGGATCCTTGGCGGTGAATGCGGCCATTGCATTCGCCTCGGGGTCCAATTGAAAGGCGAAGAAGGTCGGGAGGTCGGTTTCCAGCACCGTGCGTAACGAAACATCACTGCTCATACGGTACGCTCCATCCTGTGGGGTAGGAATCTGGGCTGATCGCGGTCAGATTATACGCATTCGGATGTGGTTTGTCGATAGATCGCGAAGGCAAGTGATCTGGAATCACCTGTCTACGTCGCCCCGATCATGTTGCCGCGCAGCAGTGGCGGGTTGCATGCGCATGTCGGGCTTCGATGAATGTAGGTAAGCGTTCGCCGAGGTAGGTAGTATGGCTTCCCAAAGCTAAATCCGCAACGCGACTTGAGCGCATCCGGATGTTGGCTATTACTTCAACACCTGGAAAAACACATCTACAGCCATTGGGTCGAAGCGCGTTCCCACCTCGGAACGGATATACGCAAACGTTTTTTCCTCCGACCAACTCTGACTGTAAGGACGGTCACTCCGCAGCGCATCCCAGACATCCACAACTGAGAAGAGGCGGGCCGCGAGAGGAATCTCTTCACCCTTGAGGCCGCGCGGATAACCGGTGCCGTCCCATTTTTCGTGATGACAATAGGGAATGTCAAGCGCTGGTCTCAGGTAGGGAATGGGGTAAAGCATATCGAATGCAAACTGGGTATGCTTCTTCATAATCACCCATTCATCTTCTGTAAGCTTATCGGGTTTTAGCAGGATGCTATCAGGCACTCCCATCTTGCCAATATCATGCAAGAGCGCGCCGCGGCGGATGTGTATGATCTCCTTTTCGGGAATCCCCATTTTGCGAGCCATTCGGACGGTGAGATCAGTGACACGCCGGGTGTGATCCTGGGTCTCTTTGTCGCGCAGGTCGAGGGCATGCGACCAGCCTTCAATGGTGGCATCGTATGCCAGCATCAATTCCATATTGGTTTGTTGA
The sequence above is drawn from the Candidatus Kouleothrix ribensis genome and encodes:
- a CDS encoding GNAT family N-acetyltransferase; the encoded protein is MSSDVSLRTVLETDLPTFFAFQLDPEANAMAAFTAKDPTNQAAFMAHWQRILTDPTIINRTIVVDGQVAGSVSSYEDAGHPEVTYWLGKHYWGQGLATRALTAFLAHANPTRPIYARAAKDNIGSLRVLEKCGFMIIGEDTGFANARGKEVEEFLLRLD